Proteins from a single region of Phycisphaeraceae bacterium D3-23:
- a CDS encoding type II secretion system protein has product MRPTSPHTRRGQRGFTLIELLVVIGLIGVLIAILSVALRGAKENARATKCSSHLRQIGVATDAYTTDNHFYLPYEDRGDEAMGNECWVDALQDGQYLEVGETDESLLACPSVVSANPIAGADPVIESYRMNSKLAETNPLDPDYNGSPHRQVTQIIEPSRTVVYFDGDVGGDTISFKGRWRDGDDDVAYRHNTSTILTFADWHVERITKKELDEDSAGNDIIIWQLVGQWDPSP; this is encoded by the coding sequence TTGAGACCTACCTCCCCCCACACCCGTCGGGGCCAACGCGGTTTTACGCTGATCGAGCTGCTCGTCGTGATCGGGCTGATCGGGGTGCTGATCGCGATCCTCTCGGTTGCACTGCGCGGGGCCAAGGAGAATGCCCGGGCGACCAAGTGCTCGAGCCACCTCCGGCAGATCGGTGTCGCGACCGACGCCTACACCACCGACAACCACTTCTACCTCCCGTACGAAGACCGCGGCGACGAGGCCATGGGCAATGAGTGCTGGGTGGATGCCTTGCAGGACGGCCAGTACCTCGAGGTCGGCGAGACCGATGAATCGCTGCTGGCCTGCCCGAGCGTGGTCAGCGCGAACCCGATTGCCGGGGCCGACCCCGTGATTGAGAGCTACCGCATGAACAGCAAGCTGGCGGAGACCAACCCGCTGGACCCGGACTACAACGGCAGCCCGCACCGCCAGGTCACCCAAATCATCGAGCCCTCGCGCACCGTCGTCTACTTTGATGGTGATGTCGGCGGGGACACGATCTCCTTCAAGGGCCGGTGGCGCGACGGCGACGATGATGTCGCCTACCGGCACAACACCTCGACGATCCTGACGTTCGCCGACTGGCACGTCGAACGGATCACGAAGAAGGAGTTGGACGAGGACTCAGCCGGCAACGACATCATCATCTGGCAGTTGGTGGGCCAGTGGGACCCGAGCCCGTAA
- a CDS encoding DUF4956 domain-containing protein gives MLIQLLAQGTEFSFFEQFAAELSSSEGEKNLGEIFLRLGCAALVGWVIGLGYRLSFTGKKLKPTMHHTLVMLCIGGALVWLVVGNNLVRAFGLAGTIGLIRYRTTVRDPKDTTVLFFAMILGMAIGLGHYSTAIAGCLFVFAVLVIMRVTHTPEPPKTDKKSVGSVDPQETDDTGEALPDAARDTAPPGPPAG, from the coding sequence TTGCTGATCCAACTGCTCGCGCAGGGCACCGAGTTTTCGTTCTTTGAACAGTTCGCCGCCGAGCTCTCTTCTTCCGAAGGCGAGAAAAACCTTGGGGAGATTTTTCTGCGCCTGGGCTGCGCGGCGCTCGTCGGCTGGGTCATCGGGCTGGGCTACCGCCTCTCGTTCACCGGCAAAAAACTCAAACCCACCATGCACCACACCCTCGTGATGCTCTGCATCGGCGGGGCGCTGGTCTGGCTCGTCGTGGGCAACAACCTCGTCCGCGCCTTCGGCCTCGCGGGCACCATCGGGCTCATCCGATACCGCACCACCGTCCGCGACCCCAAAGACACCACCGTCCTCTTCTTCGCCATGATCCTCGGCATGGCCATCGGGCTGGGCCACTACTCCACCGCGATCGCCGGCTGCCTCTTCGTCTTCGCCGTGCTCGTCATCATGCGTGTGACGCACACCCCGGAACCGCCCAAAACCGACAAGAAAAGCGTCGGCAGCGTCGACCCGCAGGAGACGGACGACACGGGTGAGGCCCTGCCGGACGCAGCACGCGATACCGCTCCGCCCGGCCCGCCCGCTGGCTGA
- the moaA gene encoding GTP 3',8-cyclase MoaA, with protein sequence MLQDTTGRGIGYLRLSLTKACSMRCTYCRPTWLEQPRDEAMLTPAELEQLARHLVSNHGLHKVRLTGGDPTSRPELVEIIRRIASIDGINDLAMTTNGLTLPRMAEQYARAGLKRINLSLDTLDPERFKRMTGVDGLRRVLKGLDAAKAAGISPIKINSVVLRGENDADIPAMVRFAAANDVPIRFIELMPMGPLASSWADRYVPESEMRARLAPIVRESEDLEQGHDAARCARVVLDDGSVAKVGFITPMSCNFCAQCNRMRIAADGAIYPCLMDEPRGSLLEAVRPVFDGDAVDEAIRASLEHKQAEHPHDGFVTMTHIGG encoded by the coding sequence ATGCTCCAGGACACCACAGGACGCGGGATCGGCTACCTCAGGCTGTCGCTCACCAAAGCGTGCTCGATGCGCTGTACCTACTGCAGGCCGACCTGGCTCGAACAGCCGCGCGACGAAGCCATGCTCACGCCCGCCGAGCTCGAACAGCTCGCGCGACACCTCGTCTCGAACCACGGACTGCACAAGGTTCGGCTCACCGGCGGCGACCCGACCAGCCGGCCCGAGCTGGTCGAGATCATCCGGCGCATCGCGTCGATCGACGGCATCAACGACCTCGCGATGACGACCAACGGGCTCACCCTCCCGCGCATGGCCGAGCAGTATGCCCGCGCCGGTCTGAAACGCATCAACCTCAGTCTGGACACGCTCGACCCCGAACGCTTCAAACGGATGACGGGCGTGGACGGGCTTCGCCGCGTCCTGAAGGGGCTGGACGCTGCCAAAGCGGCGGGCATCTCGCCGATCAAGATCAACTCAGTCGTGCTGCGCGGCGAGAACGATGCCGATATCCCGGCGATGGTTCGATTCGCGGCCGCCAACGATGTCCCGATCCGGTTCATCGAGCTGATGCCGATGGGCCCGCTCGCGTCGAGCTGGGCCGACCGCTATGTGCCCGAGTCGGAGATGCGGGCCCGGCTCGCGCCGATCGTGCGCGAATCCGAAGATTTGGAGCAAGGCCACGACGCGGCACGCTGCGCGCGAGTGGTACTGGACGACGGGTCGGTGGCAAAGGTCGGGTTCATCACGCCGATGAGCTGCAACTTCTGCGCCCAGTGCAACCGTATGCGCATCGCGGCGGACGGCGCGATCTACCCCTGCCTGATGGACGAGCCCCGTGGGTCGCTGCTCGAGGCGGTGCGCCCGGTATTCGATGGCGACGCGGTCGATGAAGCGATCCGTGCTTCGCTCGAACACAAACAGGCCGAGCACCCGCACGACGGGTTCGTCACGATGACCCACATCGGCGGGTAG
- a CDS encoding carboxymuconolactone decarboxylase family protein has translation MTDKKLPGTYRKFVARFPELGDTHERIAQVVQDCGPLDDKACSLIKIGISLGAGLESAVRSHVRRAVEAGATEQEIEQALMLGMNTVGFPRTVAAWSWAQVQFERNRKEQSAGKPA, from the coding sequence ATGACCGACAAGAAACTCCCCGGCACCTACCGCAAGTTCGTCGCACGCTTCCCCGAGCTGGGCGACACCCACGAGCGCATCGCGCAGGTCGTGCAGGACTGCGGCCCGCTGGATGACAAGGCGTGCTCGCTGATCAAGATCGGCATCTCGCTGGGGGCCGGTCTCGAGTCCGCGGTGCGCAGCCACGTCCGCCGGGCGGTGGAAGCCGGCGCGACCGAACAGGAGATCGAGCAGGCCCTGATGCTCGGCATGAACACCGTCGGCTTCCCGCGTACCGTCGCCGCCTGGAGTTGGGCGCAGGTCCAGTTCGAACGTAATCGCAAAGAACAATCGGCGGGCAAGCCGGCATGA
- a CDS encoding MoaD/ThiS family protein, with amino-acid sequence MTTITVKLFGPQARLAQKREVAARCTTDAPTASEVLAAVAEACPALAEHIGNSKLAVNHELVKPADPVCAGDEVAVIGMLGGG; translated from the coding sequence ATGACGACGATCACGGTCAAACTCTTCGGCCCGCAGGCCCGGCTCGCGCAGAAGCGTGAAGTCGCCGCGCGATGTACCACCGATGCGCCGACCGCAAGCGAAGTCCTCGCGGCCGTCGCCGAGGCCTGCCCCGCGCTGGCCGAGCACATTGGTAACAGCAAGCTAGCGGTGAACCATGAACTGGTGAAGCCCGCCGACCCCGTCTGCGCGGGCGATGAGGTCGCCGTGATCGGGATGCTGGGGGGCGGGTAA
- a CDS encoding molybdenum cofactor biosynthesis protein MoaE: MSQAATQVEVQLSEGPLGAAIQWRPTGAGAVVQFEGVVRPTESGRALRGLTYESYEPMTRRMLRDLGRDIVQQHTLTALRVEHSVGFVANHDVSFRLYVAAAHRKAALGAMDAFIDRMKQDVPLWKVPEWGLGDG, translated from the coding sequence ATGTCGCAGGCGGCAACACAGGTCGAGGTGCAGCTCTCCGAGGGCCCGCTGGGTGCGGCGATCCAGTGGCGGCCGACGGGTGCGGGTGCCGTGGTGCAGTTCGAGGGCGTCGTTCGGCCCACCGAGTCGGGCCGGGCGCTGCGCGGGCTGACGTATGAAAGTTATGAGCCGATGACCCGCCGGATGCTCCGCGATCTCGGTCGCGACATCGTGCAGCAGCACACGCTCACCGCGCTGCGTGTCGAGCACAGCGTCGGCTTTGTTGCGAACCACGACGTGTCGTTCCGGCTCTACGTCGCGGCCGCGCACCGTAAGGCCGCGCTCGGCGCGATGGATGCATTCATCGACCGCATGAAGCAGGATGTCCCGCTATGGAAGGTGCCCGAGTGGGGGCTTGGTGATGGCTGA
- a CDS encoding molybdopterin molybdotransferase MoeA: protein MADAAHPDAAVRAWADRCEPVATEPVAIDHAAGRVLAEPIHADRDSPAHDVSAMDGYAVRLSDFDDAGRLPVAGEVTTGAAPPDLLPGHALRIFTGGCVPSQAELVIKREDVAETRELIELNVTRESLKPGQHIRRRGENAKQGDEIVAAGAAMTPAVVGAAASFGACTPGVYRKVRVGLLITGDELRAPDDRPEPWQIRDSNGPVIAAMLQGVPWLDVFATERGNDNPKQLTAQLGGLLEQCDAVITTGGVSMGDHDYIPAVVRAVRGEVAFHKLPVRPGKPMLGATGPNGQAILGLPGNPVSAMATLRRFGNAALRRLAGFTQSMTPAGIIECGEPIANPTALWWFRLAKINDKGFAECVATRGSGDLASAARSDGILEVPPGTMDATRLVFHPWTLG from the coding sequence ATGGCTGATGCCGCACATCCGGATGCTGCCGTGCGGGCGTGGGCGGATCGTTGCGAGCCCGTCGCGACAGAGCCAGTCGCGATCGACCACGCGGCCGGTCGTGTGCTCGCCGAGCCGATCCACGCCGACCGCGACAGCCCGGCCCACGACGTCTCGGCGATGGACGGCTACGCGGTGCGGCTGTCGGACTTCGACGACGCGGGCCGACTGCCCGTCGCGGGGGAAGTCACGACCGGCGCTGCGCCGCCCGACCTGCTGCCGGGCCATGCGCTGCGCATCTTCACTGGCGGATGTGTGCCCAGTCAGGCCGAGCTTGTCATCAAGCGTGAAGACGTCGCCGAGACACGCGAGCTGATCGAGCTCAATGTCACGCGTGAATCACTCAAGCCCGGCCAGCACATCCGACGCCGCGGCGAAAACGCGAAACAGGGCGACGAAATCGTAGCCGCCGGGGCTGCGATGACCCCCGCCGTGGTCGGCGCCGCCGCGAGCTTCGGGGCCTGTACGCCCGGCGTGTACCGCAAAGTACGCGTCGGCCTGCTCATCACCGGCGACGAGTTACGCGCGCCCGACGACCGGCCCGAGCCGTGGCAGATCCGCGACAGCAACGGCCCGGTGATTGCCGCCATGCTCCAAGGCGTGCCGTGGCTCGATGTTTTCGCCACCGAGCGCGGCAACGACAACCCGAAGCAACTCACCGCGCAGCTCGGCGGGCTGCTCGAACAGTGCGACGCGGTCATCACCACCGGCGGCGTGTCGATGGGCGACCACGACTACATCCCCGCCGTGGTCCGCGCGGTCCGCGGCGAAGTGGCGTTCCACAAACTCCCCGTCCGCCCCGGCAAGCCGATGCTTGGCGCGACCGGGCCCAACGGCCAGGCGATCCTCGGGCTCCCCGGCAACCCGGTCTCCGCAATGGCCACGCTCCGGCGCTTCGGCAACGCGGCGCTGCGCCGGCTTGCAGGATTTACGCAGTCCATGACACCCGCAGGAATAATCGAATGCGGTGAGCCCATCGCCAACCCGACCGCGCTGTGGTGGTTCCGCCTTGCCAAGATCAACGACAAGGGGTTCGCCGAGTGTGTCGCGACGCGTGGGTCGGGCGATTTGGCCTCGGCCGCGCGGAGCGACGGGATACTCGAAGTCCCGCCGGGTACGATGGACGCGACACGCCTTGTGTTTCACCCATGGACCCTGGGCTGA
- the moaC gene encoding cyclic pyranopterin monophosphate synthase MoaC, with protein MHPPPPPEPGTDSPALSHVDAQGRARMVDVGDKDITRRTAIARGRVRISDALAQRIAANDLAKGSLLDVARLAGVMAAKRTDELIPLCHSLPLDHVDVVAHVEGNYVHLEATTSVSARTGIEMEALTAVSVAALTVIDMGKAVDPAMVIEEVKLIEKRGGRRGTVRPHDQPDGGVHG; from the coding sequence ATGCACCCCCCCCCACCCCCCGAACCCGGCACCGACTCCCCCGCACTGTCGCATGTCGATGCGCAGGGCAGAGCGCGCATGGTCGATGTCGGCGACAAAGATATCACCAGGCGAACCGCGATCGCACGCGGCCGGGTACGTATCAGCGACGCGCTCGCACAGCGTATCGCCGCGAACGACCTGGCCAAGGGTTCGTTGCTCGACGTCGCCCGCCTCGCCGGGGTGATGGCGGCCAAGCGCACGGACGAGCTGATCCCGCTGTGCCACTCGCTCCCGCTCGACCATGTCGATGTTGTTGCGCATGTTGAAGGCAATTATGTCCATCTCGAAGCGACCACCTCTGTTTCCGCACGCACCGGGATCGAGATGGAGGCGCTCACAGCCGTGAGTGTCGCAGCACTGACGGTCATCGACATGGGCAAAGCCGTCGACCCCGCGATGGTGATCGAAGAGGTCAAGCTCATCGAGAAGCGCGGCGGGCGTCGCGGCACGGTTCGGCCACACGACCAACCTGACGGTGGTGTCCATGGCTAA
- a CDS encoding MogA/MoaB family molybdenum cofactor biosynthesis protein: MAKPAPLHPPMRVAVLTVSDRCSRGETEDTTGPAVAALCRVALDAEVVATQCVPDEVEAIRGAILGWADAGNTPTPRERLDLILTAGGTGLAPRDVTPEATAPLLERRHPALLELARLRCYEITPRTFLSRGEAGTVGQTLVINLPGSKRGATEMLAAVADILPHAIDTLRGDVQDDGRPDAEPSTGKVVRHSD, translated from the coding sequence ATGGCTAAGCCCGCCCCACTCCACCCGCCGATGCGTGTCGCGGTGCTGACCGTGAGCGACCGCTGCTCACGCGGCGAAACCGAAGACACGACCGGCCCCGCCGTCGCGGCGTTGTGCCGTGTCGCACTCGACGCCGAAGTGGTCGCCACGCAGTGCGTCCCCGACGAGGTCGAAGCGATCCGTGGCGCGATCCTCGGCTGGGCCGACGCGGGCAACACACCCACTCCGCGCGAGCGCCTCGACCTGATCCTCACTGCGGGCGGCACCGGCCTCGCGCCGCGCGATGTCACACCCGAGGCCACCGCCCCACTGCTTGAACGCCGACACCCGGCCCTGCTCGAACTCGCACGGCTGCGCTGCTACGAGATCACGCCGCGCACCTTCCTCTCGCGCGGCGAAGCCGGCACGGTGGGTCAAACGCTCGTCATCAACCTGCCCGGCTCCAAACGCGGCGCAACCGAGATGCTCGCCGCGGTCGCCGACATCCTCCCCCACGCCATCGACACCCTGCGCGGCGACGTGCAGGACGACGGCCGACCCGACGCCGAGCCGAGCACCGGCAAAGTCGTCAGACATAGCGACTAA
- a CDS encoding molybdenum cofactor guanylyltransferase, producing the protein MPPTQPPESDSLRNDAPPAYILAGGRSVRFGSDKARAVVEGQTLIAHVAHAVSQVARSVTAVAQDAGHYADLGLATIADAAADNGPVQGLLAALIHRIETHGHGWLLLAACDMLVADDSPYNTLLAALQVVPKDCQVVAFRTDRWHPMPGLYHTAMLPIVAAFLADGGRAFQDLLNHPALAAFAPHTQTDPLAKLVHANTPDQLRTGLRQRDDPTQTNPADPT; encoded by the coding sequence ATGCCTCCGACGCAGCCGCCCGAATCCGACTCGTTGCGAAACGATGCGCCCCCGGCGTACATCCTCGCCGGCGGCCGGAGCGTGCGCTTCGGCAGTGACAAGGCCCGCGCGGTGGTCGAGGGCCAAACGCTCATCGCGCATGTCGCGCATGCGGTGTCCCAAGTCGCGCGTTCAGTCACCGCCGTTGCACAAGACGCCGGCCACTATGCGGACCTCGGGCTCGCGACGATCGCCGACGCCGCCGCAGACAACGGCCCGGTGCAGGGCCTGCTCGCCGCACTCATCCACCGTATCGAAACGCACGGCCACGGCTGGCTCCTCCTCGCCGCGTGCGACATGCTTGTTGCAGACGACTCGCCGTACAACACATTGCTCGCCGCGCTCCAAGTCGTGCCCAAAGACTGCCAGGTGGTCGCCTTCCGCACCGACCGCTGGCACCCGATGCCGGGGCTCTACCACACGGCGATGCTCCCGATTGTCGCGGCGTTCCTCGCGGACGGCGGCCGTGCGTTTCAAGACCTGCTCAACCACCCCGCGCTCGCCGCCTTCGCACCGCACACGCAGACCGACCCGCTCGCCAAACTCGTCCACGCCAACACCCCCGACCAGCTCCGCACGGGCTTGCGACAGCGAGACGACCCCACACAAACGAATCCGGCCGACCCCACATGA
- the fdhD gene encoding formate dehydrogenase accessory sulfurtransferase FdhD, translating into MTQPDDNPAVRKIQMQRWSQGGSTPTTDELAVEEPLEIRVRGRAVSITMRTPGHDDELALGFLLSEGLIRSADDVSRVDPCVRAAEGNVINVFLAPHVAVDFDKLTRHVFASSSCGVCGKASIDAIRIGFSSVSSEATFSAETIQRLPEALRDEQSTFDRTGGLHAAALFDPDGNLIVLREDVGRHNAVDKVLGWAIRQPGLALGEHGLMVSGRASFEIVQKALAAGLPLIAAVSAPSSLAVELAHDSGQTLVGFLRPGRMNIYTHASRVV; encoded by the coding sequence ATGACCCAGCCCGATGACAACCCGGCCGTCCGCAAGATCCAGATGCAGCGCTGGTCACAGGGCGGCTCGACCCCGACCACCGACGAGCTCGCGGTCGAGGAGCCGCTCGAAATCCGCGTGCGCGGCCGAGCGGTGAGCATCACGATGCGCACGCCCGGCCACGACGACGAGCTCGCGCTCGGGTTCCTCTTGTCCGAAGGGCTCATCCGGTCGGCGGACGATGTCAGCCGGGTCGATCCCTGCGTCCGCGCGGCCGAGGGCAACGTCATCAACGTGTTCCTCGCGCCGCACGTCGCGGTTGATTTCGACAAGCTCACCCGGCACGTCTTCGCCTCCTCAAGCTGCGGCGTCTGCGGCAAAGCGAGCATCGACGCGATCCGCATCGGCTTCTCTTCGGTGTCCTCGGAGGCAACGTTCAGCGCGGAGACGATCCAGCGCCTCCCGGAGGCGCTGCGCGACGAACAATCCACCTTCGACCGTACCGGCGGGCTGCACGCGGCGGCGCTGTTCGATCCTGACGGAAACCTGATCGTGCTTCGCGAAGATGTGGGCCGGCACAACGCGGTCGACAAGGTACTGGGCTGGGCGATCCGTCAGCCGGGCCTGGCACTAGGAGAGCACGGCCTGATGGTCAGCGGGCGGGCGTCGTTTGAAATCGTCCAGAAGGCCTTGGCCGCGGGGCTGCCGCTGATCGCGGCGGTGTCGGCACCGTCATCGCTCGCGGTCGAGCTCGCCCACGACAGCGGCCAGACCCTGGTCGGCTTCCTGCGCCCGGGCCGGATGAACATCTACACCCACGCGAGCCGGGTCGTGTAG
- a CDS encoding CRTAC1 family protein, which translates to MPSTHTFVVSAVAVALAAAVGCNRSSDNPDDEATTPPTGQTSAQGTTLPGGGIETFALADRSAPGDTLFTRLDSAATGVDLVNMLDIDYPRDFLYNSGFACGGISIGDINGDGKPDLFFSRGRAGNVLYLQRDSMRFEDVTDQAGVAGGPDDWASGSTLVDIDNDGDLDIYVCNYDAPNQLFINPGQEGAAFEEAAESWGLAIVDASLTPAFADYDHDGDMDVYILTNRYTDPDGRPTDPPIRMVNGRPEVLAEYEQFYYLRQIGAQNWTIEEGGRADHLLRNDDGRFVDVTAEAGMGGVRGHGLSSTWFDFDGDGWIDLHVGNDYTDADRLYRNNGDGTFTDVVADAMPFTSWSTMGADAGDLDGDGRLDFMTADMANTTHYKSKVSMGEMGDRQFFLETAWPRQIMRNVVYMNTGTGRFAEAGFLSGLAKSDWTWAVKIADFDNDGLNDVYLTNGMARNFSNADRVITDEMRVGQTEWEMWEDTPPLTEANLAFHNLGDMHFEKVAQAWGLGHVGMSYSAATADLDGDGDLDLVVNNLDEPSHIYQNNSAQGHRVVIELIGSQSNRYGVGAVVHVTTSGGRQVRQMMPATGFLSTNDTKLHFGLGEADTIETLSVHWPSGQVQRFDSIAADQRLVITEPTQADDASRPTPTEPPARPLLASRDLIEIGLLYAHRETDYDDFAVQPLLPGRLSQLGGGVAVGDIDGDGHDDIYLCGPAGRAGSLRVWRDGRYEQVSGPWQRHFAGEEMAALMLDVDGDGDRDLLVTAGSYELPRGAESQRDRLYLNDGAGAFTYAEDALPILGEVSGPAAAADFDGDGDLDLFIGARTVPGEYPTTPVSRLLRNDGGTFSDVTASLAPELATVGMVTGAAWADTDDDGRPDLLLSLDWGPIKRFANTEAGLVDRTQDAGLAGRLGWFNSVTPCDTDGDGDIDLVAMNYGLNTKYGHPSPDYLSHIFYGDFNGDGTRNLVEAKPGQDHDLLPVRGFS; encoded by the coding sequence ATGCCATCGACACACACCTTCGTAGTAAGCGCCGTGGCCGTCGCCTTAGCCGCGGCGGTCGGCTGCAATAGGTCATCTGACAACCCGGACGACGAAGCAACGACACCGCCCACCGGACAAACGTCGGCACAGGGTACGACGCTGCCCGGTGGCGGCATCGAGACATTCGCGCTGGCCGACCGCTCCGCGCCGGGCGACACGCTCTTTACCCGGCTGGACTCTGCGGCGACGGGTGTCGACCTGGTCAACATGCTCGACATCGACTACCCGCGCGACTTCCTCTACAACTCCGGCTTCGCCTGCGGCGGGATCTCGATCGGCGACATTAATGGCGACGGCAAACCCGACCTGTTCTTCTCGCGCGGCCGAGCCGGCAATGTGCTCTACCTCCAGCGCGACTCGATGCGGTTTGAGGATGTAACCGACCAGGCCGGCGTCGCGGGCGGCCCGGACGACTGGGCGAGCGGATCGACCCTCGTGGATATCGACAACGATGGTGATCTGGACATCTATGTCTGCAACTATGACGCGCCCAACCAGCTCTTCATCAACCCCGGCCAGGAGGGCGCAGCTTTTGAAGAAGCCGCCGAGTCCTGGGGGCTCGCGATTGTCGATGCCTCGTTGACGCCGGCTTTCGCGGACTACGACCATGACGGCGACATGGATGTGTACATCCTGACCAACCGGTACACCGACCCGGACGGCCGACCGACCGACCCGCCGATACGGATGGTGAATGGTCGGCCCGAGGTGCTGGCCGAGTACGAGCAGTTCTATTATCTGCGGCAGATCGGGGCGCAGAACTGGACGATCGAGGAAGGCGGACGGGCCGACCACCTGCTGCGCAATGACGACGGCCGGTTCGTTGATGTCACGGCCGAGGCCGGCATGGGCGGCGTCCGTGGGCACGGCCTGTCTTCAACCTGGTTTGATTTCGACGGCGATGGCTGGATCGACCTGCATGTCGGAAACGACTACACCGACGCCGACCGTCTCTATCGCAACAACGGCGACGGGACATTCACCGACGTGGTCGCCGACGCCATGCCCTTCACATCCTGGTCGACGATGGGCGCGGACGCGGGCGACCTGGATGGCGACGGCCGTCTGGACTTTATGACCGCCGACATGGCGAACACCACGCACTACAAGTCCAAGGTCTCGATGGGGGAGATGGGCGATCGGCAGTTCTTCCTGGAGACCGCCTGGCCCCGGCAGATCATGCGCAACGTCGTCTACATGAACACCGGTACCGGGCGATTCGCCGAGGCGGGGTTCCTCAGCGGGCTGGCCAAGTCCGACTGGACCTGGGCGGTGAAGATCGCAGACTTTGATAACGACGGGCTCAACGACGTCTATCTCACCAACGGCATGGCGCGGAACTTCTCGAACGCCGACCGGGTCATCACCGACGAGATGCGAGTAGGCCAGACCGAGTGGGAGATGTGGGAAGATACGCCGCCGCTGACGGAAGCCAACCTCGCGTTCCACAACCTTGGCGACATGCACTTCGAAAAGGTCGCCCAGGCATGGGGGCTCGGCCATGTCGGCATGAGCTACAGCGCCGCGACGGCCGACCTTGACGGCGACGGGGACCTGGACCTCGTTGTCAACAACCTCGACGAGCCCAGCCACATTTATCAAAACAACAGCGCCCAAGGCCACCGCGTCGTGATCGAACTCATCGGCTCACAAAGCAACCGCTACGGCGTCGGCGCGGTGGTACACGTGACCACCTCGGGCGGCAGGCAGGTCCGGCAGATGATGCCGGCGACAGGGTTCCTCTCGACCAACGACACGAAGCTGCACTTCGGGCTGGGCGAGGCCGACACGATCGAAACACTCAGCGTCCACTGGCCCAGCGGCCAGGTGCAGCGTTTCGACAGCATCGCGGCAGACCAACGCCTGGTGATTACCGAGCCGACACAGGCCGATGACGCCTCGCGACCGACACCCACCGAGCCGCCTGCTCGCCCGCTGCTGGCGAGCCGTGACCTGATCGAGATCGGGCTGCTCTACGCCCACCGCGAGACGGACTACGACGACTTCGCGGTCCAGCCGCTGCTGCCCGGCAGGCTGTCGCAGCTCGGCGGCGGCGTCGCGGTCGGGGATATCGATGGCGACGGCCATGACGACATCTACCTCTGTGGGCCCGCCGGCCGGGCCGGGTCGCTCCGGGTCTGGCGCGATGGGCGATACGAGCAGGTATCGGGCCCCTGGCAGCGGCACTTTGCGGGCGAAGAGATGGCCGCGCTGATGCTTGATGTCGATGGCGATGGCGACCGCGACCTGCTCGTCACGGCCGGCAGCTACGAGCTCCCGCGCGGCGCTGAGTCGCAGCGCGACCGGCTCTACCTCAACGACGGGGCCGGCGCATTCACCTACGCCGAGGACGCCCTGCCGATCCTCGGCGAAGTCAGCGGCCCCGCCGCCGCGGCCGACTTTGACGGCGACGGCGACCTCGACCTCTTCATCGGTGCACGCACCGTGCCGGGCGAGTACCCCACAACGCCTGTCAGCCGGCTGCTGCGAAACGATGGCGGGACGTTCAGCGATGTCACCGCGTCGCTCGCCCCCGAACTCGCTACCGTCGGGATGGTCACCGGCGCGGCCTGGGCCGACACCGACGACGACGGCCGGCCCGACCTGCTGCTGTCGCTCGACTGGGGCCCGATCAAACGCTTTGCCAACACCGAAGCAGGGCTCGTAGACCGTACGCAGGATGCTGGTCTCGCAGGCCGGCTCGGGTGGTTCAACAGCGTGACGCCCTGCGACACCGACGGCGACGGCGACATCGACCTCGTCGCCATGAACTACGGGCTCAACACCAAATACGGCCACCCCTCCCCCGACTACCTTTCGCACATCTTCTACGGCGACTTCAACGGCGACGGCACCCGTAACCTTGTCGAGGCCAAGCCCGGCCAGGACCACGACCTGCTCCCCGTGCGCGGGTTCAGCTGA